Proteins from a single region of Schistocerca gregaria isolate iqSchGreg1 chromosome 3, iqSchGreg1.2, whole genome shotgun sequence:
- the LOC126356115 gene encoding peritrophin-1-like, which yields MKVLAGLLVVSVLAAVATATTPTCPEDNGATPVYFPDDTDTHGYWECSNGKAVHMVCPDGLVWNSNINACDWPASRK from the exons ATGAAAG TGTTGGCAGGCCTTCTGGTAGTGAGTGTGTTGGCAGCAGTGGCCACGGCGACCACGCCCACGTGTCCCGAGGACAACGGCGCCACGCCCGTCTACTTTCCAGACGACACGGACACCCACGGCTACTGGGAGTGCAGCAACGGCAAAGCCGTCCACATGGTGTGCCCCGACGGACTCGTCTGGAACTCCAATATCAACGCCTGCGACTGGCCGGCCTCCAGGAAATAG